One window from the genome of Marinobacter sp. LV10R510-11A encodes:
- a CDS encoding 7TM diverse intracellular signaling domain-containing protein, producing the protein MQKHFGLFCLFFLLFTSVPAFSADPVGTWDKHSKRMELSRYVDYWQEPAETAEISDVTRLDSKAWTRNGSDSINLGYTRKVYWFRMAMENATGSEANTFLEIGYPVLDQIAIYINPEQRGAKSLVLGDKQPFYDRPILHRNFVVPITLAPDQKTVVYLRVETTSSMQVPLTLWNQDAFYSVEQSRSMFEGLYYGIVLVMILYNLFVYLAVGERSFLHYVGFIAAMPLFLASLHGVAFQYLWPEATWWNDQSIIVFLSLVVLFGGTFSIKFINVSRENHPLLNRWTVGVVIAAGLMATAGLLVPYKYMILPTILLAVTGCSTMLMLSIVRWVKKDPAAKYYTFAWVFMLFGGIVLAMSKFTMLPRNLLTENATQVGSALGVILLSIALADRLNKDKKRVFEAQQRLLWEERKARVAQTKTLEIQREANVLLEDRVRERTRDLEKLNEQLLELSATDALTELKNRGHFDRVFQSAVVHAYRYQEPLSLLMLDIDHFKQFNDNYGHLVGDDCLRMVAQCVRQLVTRPQDLAARYGGEEFVVLLPNTPHKGANDVAERIRTAVAAMAFPLSGQTLHLTISIGVCTVLPGRANATDELFSRADEALYQAKANGRNCVVAWAPPRQSAAPAIAPA; encoded by the coding sequence TTGCAGAAACACTTCGGGTTATTTTGTCTGTTCTTCCTACTGTTTACGTCTGTGCCGGCATTCTCTGCCGACCCAGTCGGTACATGGGATAAGCATTCCAAGCGGATGGAATTGTCCCGCTACGTTGACTATTGGCAGGAGCCAGCCGAAACCGCTGAAATTTCCGACGTTACCCGTTTGGATAGTAAAGCTTGGACTCGCAATGGCAGTGACAGTATCAACCTCGGTTATACTAGGAAGGTTTACTGGTTCCGGATGGCGATGGAAAACGCGACTGGCAGTGAAGCTAATACCTTCCTTGAAATAGGCTATCCCGTTCTCGACCAGATCGCGATCTATATCAACCCAGAACAACGGGGCGCCAAGTCGCTGGTGCTGGGCGATAAACAACCGTTTTACGACCGGCCAATCCTTCACCGCAACTTTGTTGTACCTATTACGCTTGCTCCCGATCAGAAAACTGTGGTTTACCTTCGTGTAGAAACCACCAGCTCGATGCAGGTTCCACTGACCTTGTGGAATCAGGATGCCTTTTACTCAGTAGAACAGTCTCGGAGTATGTTCGAGGGGCTATATTACGGCATTGTGCTGGTGATGATTTTGTACAACCTGTTTGTTTACCTGGCCGTTGGCGAGCGGAGTTTTCTGCATTATGTGGGGTTCATTGCTGCTATGCCGCTGTTCCTTGCCAGCCTCCACGGAGTGGCGTTTCAATACTTATGGCCGGAAGCAACCTGGTGGAACGATCAGTCTATTATCGTATTTCTCAGCCTCGTGGTGCTGTTTGGTGGGACGTTCAGCATTAAGTTTATAAATGTTAGCCGAGAGAATCATCCACTACTGAACCGGTGGACAGTTGGTGTCGTTATCGCCGCTGGGCTGATGGCAACAGCCGGCTTGCTAGTGCCGTATAAGTATATGATTCTGCCCACAATACTGTTGGCTGTTACCGGCTGTTCGACCATGCTAATGCTGAGCATTGTCCGTTGGGTTAAAAAAGATCCGGCGGCCAAATATTACACCTTTGCGTGGGTGTTCATGTTATTCGGTGGCATTGTTCTGGCTATGAGCAAGTTCACGATGTTGCCTCGAAACCTACTAACAGAGAATGCCACCCAGGTTGGCTCTGCTCTTGGTGTTATTTTACTGTCAATCGCGTTGGCGGATCGGCTAAATAAAGACAAAAAACGGGTTTTTGAGGCCCAGCAGCGGCTTTTGTGGGAGGAGCGTAAGGCGCGGGTTGCTCAAACAAAAACCCTGGAAATACAACGTGAAGCCAATGTTCTGCTTGAAGACAGAGTACGGGAACGCACCCGTGATCTTGAAAAACTGAACGAGCAGTTACTTGAATTAAGCGCTACGGATGCGCTAACCGAACTTAAAAACCGTGGTCACTTTGATCGAGTCTTCCAGTCGGCGGTAGTGCACGCCTATCGGTATCAGGAGCCTCTGTCACTTCTGATGCTGGATATTGACCACTTCAAGCAGTTTAACGACAACTATGGCCACCTCGTGGGGGATGATTGTTTGAGGATGGTTGCTCAGTGTGTGCGCCAGCTAGTAACCCGGCCGCAAGATCTGGCGGCTCGCTATGGTGGTGAAGAATTTGTTGTGTTGCTGCCCAACACGCCCCACAAAGGGGCCAATGATGTTGCTGAGCGAATTCGCACAGCGGTTGCAGCAATGGCTTTCCCGTTATCGGGGCAGACACTCCATCTGACCATCAGTATTGGTGTTTGCACAGTGCTGCCGGGTAGGGCGAATGCCACTGACGAGCTTTTCAGCAGAGCCGATGAGGCGTTGTATCAGGCTAAGGCCAACGGGCGTAACTGTGTTGTCGCGTGGGCGCCGCCCCGTCAGAGCGCGGCGCCGGCCATTGCACCCGCTTGA
- a CDS encoding efflux RND transporter permease subunit, whose product MRALIFAAIDRSRTTLLALLFLTLGGIAAFQAIPREANPDITIPMVYISMTLEGISPEDAERLLVRPMEQELRSLEGIKEMRGTASEGHASVMLEFDAGFDPDTAMQDVREKVDTARNKLPREADEPRVNEINVSLFPVLSIGLSGPLSERELITIARRLQDAIEAIPEVLEVEIGGDREDLLEIVVDPQVLESYGIDFDQLSSLVTRNNQLVAAGSLDTGNGRMALKVPGVIENIEDVMSMPIKVDGDTVVTFGDVAMLQRTFKDPTGFARINGKPALVLEVSKRSGANIIETVGQVRELIARAQPQLPDSLDIRYIMDQSDEVRDLLSDLLNNVLTAIVLVIIVIIAAMGPRSAMLVGLTIPGAFLTGILVIWSMGYTLNIVVLFSLILVAGMLVDGAIVVSELADRNLSEGHTVKGAWAEAASRMAWPIIASTATTLAVFVPLLFWPGVVGQFMKFLPITVIICLLASLAMALVFLPVLGGVSGGRRARTVSESGRMMQGYRRLLSTLLSYPGFTLVGVLAVVLLVYAAYGKFNYGVEFFPSVEPDSAQVQVRARGDLSVLERDAIVQQVEDRLQGMPEVKALYARSMLNASTQMAPDVIGVLQFQFTDWFTRRPASAILDDFLSRTEDIPGIELEFRKQENGPAGGKPIELQISSRDSSKLNGFVDEIENQMRAQGGFLDIEDDRSLPGIEWRLEVDREAAARFGTDVLSIGSAVRLVTNGLVLATYRPEDVRDEVDIAVRVPNNWRELDQLQRQTINTARGQVPLSQFLDLQPGEKTGSIVRVDGQRTVTIKSDVQPGERADTLLKALQVELPEAPDGVSVKFAGENEDQQQASNFLVTAFLIAIAMMLLILVTQFNSLYQSFLILSAIVLSTAGVLLGLLLNGQSFGIVMVGMGIIALAGIVVNNNIILIDTYNQMKKEGMEAYEAALETSCLRLRPVLLTAVTTVLGLMPMVLSVNVDLLTPSLGLGAPSTQWWAQLSSAIAGGLAFATILTLLLTPAMLVLGERVGLAIRRKVRRIRPT is encoded by the coding sequence ATGCGCGCACTTATTTTCGCCGCCATTGATCGCAGCCGTACCACACTACTTGCCCTGTTGTTTTTGACTCTTGGCGGTATAGCCGCATTCCAGGCTATTCCCCGGGAGGCAAACCCCGACATCACCATTCCCATGGTTTATATCTCCATGACACTGGAAGGTATAAGCCCGGAAGATGCAGAGCGGCTGCTGGTGCGCCCCATGGAGCAGGAATTGCGCTCACTTGAGGGTATCAAGGAAATGCGCGGAACAGCTTCTGAAGGGCATGCCTCGGTAATGCTGGAGTTTGATGCCGGTTTTGACCCGGACACAGCCATGCAGGATGTCCGGGAAAAGGTTGATACGGCTCGTAATAAGTTGCCCCGGGAAGCCGATGAGCCGCGAGTGAATGAGATTAACGTCTCTTTGTTCCCGGTACTTTCTATTGGCCTTTCCGGCCCGCTGTCCGAGCGAGAGCTGATAACGATTGCTCGCAGGCTTCAGGATGCCATCGAGGCGATTCCCGAAGTGCTGGAGGTCGAAATCGGCGGCGACAGGGAGGATCTACTGGAAATTGTTGTGGATCCCCAGGTACTGGAAAGCTACGGCATAGACTTCGACCAGCTCAGCTCGCTGGTCACCCGCAATAACCAGCTGGTGGCAGCGGGATCGCTGGATACCGGCAATGGTCGCATGGCTTTGAAGGTGCCCGGCGTTATCGAGAATATCGAAGACGTTATGTCTATGCCCATCAAGGTTGATGGCGACACCGTGGTTACCTTTGGCGATGTCGCCATGCTGCAGCGCACCTTCAAAGACCCGACTGGGTTCGCGCGCATCAACGGCAAGCCTGCTCTTGTCTTGGAGGTGTCCAAGCGCAGTGGCGCGAATATCATCGAAACCGTGGGCCAGGTACGCGAGTTGATTGCTCGGGCACAACCGCAGCTGCCGGACTCTCTAGATATCCGCTATATCATGGATCAATCCGACGAAGTCCGCGATCTGTTGAGCGATCTGCTCAACAACGTACTGACCGCGATTGTGCTGGTGATCATCGTGATCATTGCCGCCATGGGGCCACGATCAGCCATGCTGGTAGGGCTTACCATTCCTGGCGCGTTCCTAACTGGCATTTTGGTTATTTGGAGTATGGGTTATACCCTCAATATCGTTGTGCTGTTCAGCCTCATTTTAGTAGCTGGCATGCTGGTGGATGGGGCGATTGTTGTATCAGAGCTGGCAGACCGAAACCTGTCTGAGGGGCATACGGTGAAAGGCGCATGGGCGGAGGCGGCCAGCCGTATGGCTTGGCCGATCATTGCGTCTACCGCGACCACTCTGGCGGTGTTTGTGCCCCTTCTGTTTTGGCCCGGAGTGGTGGGCCAATTCATGAAGTTCCTGCCCATCACCGTGATTATCTGCCTGCTAGCCTCTCTGGCGATGGCCCTGGTGTTTCTGCCGGTTCTGGGTGGTGTCAGCGGCGGCCGTCGTGCCCGCACGGTGAGTGAAAGCGGGCGAATGATGCAGGGCTACCGCCGGCTGCTATCCACGCTTCTGTCCTATCCTGGCTTCACGCTGGTGGGCGTGCTGGCGGTGGTTTTATTGGTCTATGCCGCCTATGGCAAGTTCAATTATGGCGTTGAGTTCTTCCCCAGTGTGGAGCCGGATTCTGCTCAGGTGCAGGTTCGTGCACGTGGGGATCTTTCGGTGCTGGAGCGGGATGCCATAGTGCAACAGGTAGAGGATCGTTTGCAGGGAATGCCCGAAGTAAAAGCCCTTTATGCGCGGTCAATGCTGAACGCCAGCACGCAGATGGCTCCGGATGTGATCGGGGTGCTGCAGTTTCAGTTTACCGACTGGTTTACCCGCCGCCCGGCCAGCGCCATTCTTGATGATTTTTTGTCCCGAACTGAAGATATTCCGGGCATTGAGCTGGAGTTCCGCAAGCAGGAAAACGGCCCTGCCGGCGGCAAGCCGATTGAGCTGCAAATCAGCAGCCGCGACAGCAGCAAGCTTAATGGGTTTGTGGATGAGATTGAAAACCAGATGCGCGCCCAAGGCGGTTTTCTGGATATTGAAGATGACCGCAGCCTGCCGGGGATTGAATGGCGGCTAGAGGTTGATCGTGAAGCTGCCGCTCGTTTCGGAACCGATGTGCTCAGCATTGGCAGTGCTGTTCGCCTAGTAACCAATGGCCTGGTGCTGGCCACCTACCGCCCGGAAGATGTACGCGACGAGGTAGATATTGCCGTGCGGGTTCCAAACAACTGGCGCGAGCTTGATCAGTTACAGCGCCAAACCATCAATACAGCCCGCGGGCAGGTTCCGCTGTCACAGTTTTTGGATCTGCAACCGGGGGAGAAAACCGGCAGCATTGTTCGGGTGGATGGTCAGAGAACCGTAACGATCAAATCTGATGTACAACCCGGAGAGCGTGCGGATACTCTGCTGAAAGCGCTTCAGGTGGAGCTTCCAGAGGCGCCAGATGGCGTGTCGGTTAAATTTGCCGGCGAAAATGAAGATCAGCAGCAGGCGTCCAATTTTCTGGTAACGGCGTTTTTGATTGCGATTGCCATGATGCTGCTCATCTTGGTGACCCAATTCAACTCGTTGTACCAGAGCTTTCTGATTCTTTCGGCGATTGTTCTCTCCACGGCGGGGGTTCTTCTGGGATTACTGCTGAACGGCCAGTCCTTTGGCATTGTTATGGTGGGCATGGGCATTATCGCGCTGGCGGGCATTGTGGTGAACAACAATATCATTCTGATTGATACCTACAACCAGATGAAAAAAGAGGGAATGGAGGCCTACGAAGCTGCGCTGGAGACCAGTTGTTTGCGCCTGCGCCCGGTGCTGCTGACTGCCGTTACCACCGTGTTGGGATTAATGCCGATGGTGTTGAGTGTCAACGTAGATCTGCTGACCCCATCCCTCGGGTTAGGTGCCCCATCAACACAGTGGTGGGCGCAGCTTTCAAGTGCTATTGCTGGGGGGTTGGCTTTCGCTACCATTCTAACATTACTACTGACACCGGCGATGCTTGTGTTGGGTGAGCGCGTTGGGCTGGCTATTCGCCGGAAAGTCCGCCGAATCAGGCCGACATAG
- a CDS encoding efflux RND transporter periplasmic adaptor subunit, whose protein sequence is MLQGQLEPWSAVTLSARVAGTVEAIEANLGDSVKAGEVLLTLSEDGRGAGVERWQARAKKLEADLAAARKLHARNLASQSEILNVESELAAARAELKGAQLSVSHLRPRAPFKGVINSKSVEAGSLVQVGSPLYELVRTDRLKAKGQVPQKSVAQVAPGQKVRVRPLDGEALDGVVTFVASAANPETRSFAVEIAVENPEQKRIAGGSANLRVALADVQATFISPAYLSLGDDGRPGVKYVDEQNRVVFRTVTLVSVSTEGAWVTGLPDEIRLITRGSGFVSEGEQVEPVDASEERG, encoded by the coding sequence TTGCTCCAGGGCCAGCTTGAGCCATGGAGTGCCGTAACCCTAAGCGCGCGGGTTGCCGGCACAGTTGAAGCCATTGAAGCAAATCTGGGTGATTCGGTAAAAGCCGGAGAGGTGCTTTTAACGCTGTCTGAAGATGGCCGTGGCGCAGGGGTTGAGCGCTGGCAGGCGCGGGCTAAAAAGCTGGAGGCGGACCTGGCAGCGGCGCGAAAACTGCATGCCCGCAACTTAGCGTCGCAATCAGAAATTCTTAATGTGGAAAGCGAACTGGCCGCAGCCAGGGCGGAGTTGAAAGGTGCTCAGCTTTCGGTTTCGCATCTCCGGCCTAGGGCTCCATTTAAGGGCGTGATTAACAGTAAAAGTGTTGAGGCTGGCAGCTTGGTGCAGGTGGGCTCGCCGTTATATGAGTTGGTTCGCACGGATCGCCTCAAGGCCAAAGGGCAGGTGCCCCAAAAATCCGTTGCGCAGGTTGCGCCGGGCCAAAAAGTGCGGGTACGCCCCCTGGACGGAGAAGCACTGGATGGCGTAGTTACCTTTGTGGCCAGTGCTGCAAACCCTGAAACCCGGAGCTTTGCGGTTGAGATTGCTGTTGAAAATCCAGAACAAAAACGTATAGCCGGGGGCAGTGCCAACCTCCGCGTTGCTCTGGCGGATGTCCAGGCCACGTTTATTTCTCCGGCGTATCTTTCTCTGGGGGACGATGGCCGCCCCGGTGTGAAGTATGTTGATGAACAGAACCGGGTCGTTTTTCGCACAGTAACGTTAGTCAGTGTTTCCACCGAAGGTGCCTGGGTCACTGGTTTACCAGATGAAATTCGCCTGATTACCCGCGGCAGTGGCTTTGTCAGTGAGGGCGAGCAAGTGGAGCCAGTTGACGCCTCCGAAGAGCGGGGCTGA
- the ilvG gene encoding acetolactate synthase 2 catalytic subunit, translating to MNGAQHILDTFHRHNIQTVFGYPGGCIMPLYDALVDDVRVEHVLCRHEQGCALAADGYARASGRMGVCIATSGPGATNLITGVANAHRDSIPMLVITGQVPSGLIGTDAFQETDVLGMTLGIVKHSYLVESADELPAILEEATELAQTGRPGPVWIDIPKDVLLTDTTAAPMSHSAQQAHSCPDLTAAVAMLHAARKPLLYSGGGISLAHAEDSFRAFSECSALPAVVTLKGIGNPGKHNAYNLGMLGMHGSRAANRAVDECDVLLVIGARLDDRATGKLDGFAPNARTIHIDADAAEFNKLRHADVALRGDLNAILGGLSEALREAPLAIDGWRKQCHTWRTTGGFQAADNEEPLAPIIGPAFIRQLSRITPDDTVIACDVGQHQMWVAQHYEFDHPRHHLTSGGLGTMGFGLPAAIGAQFANRQSTVINVTGDGSFMMNAQELATVRRYNLPVKLIIMDNQCLGMVRQQQELFYNNRESQINLDDNPDFVAMARAFDIPALKIERTDQVRRGIETILAFNGPMLLHVAIAREENVWPVVKPGGSNRDMIDETRRSAADKKEKVA from the coding sequence ATGAACGGCGCGCAGCACATTCTTGACACGTTTCACCGCCACAACATCCAAACCGTTTTTGGTTATCCGGGTGGCTGCATTATGCCGCTATACGATGCCTTGGTGGATGATGTACGCGTGGAGCACGTGCTTTGCCGCCACGAACAAGGCTGCGCTCTGGCCGCCGACGGCTATGCCCGGGCCAGCGGCAGGATGGGGGTTTGTATTGCAACCTCCGGCCCTGGCGCTACCAATCTGATTACCGGCGTTGCCAATGCGCACCGGGATTCCATTCCCATGCTGGTTATTACCGGCCAGGTTCCCTCTGGGCTGATCGGCACAGATGCCTTTCAGGAAACCGATGTTCTGGGGATGACCCTGGGTATCGTAAAACACAGCTACTTGGTTGAGAGTGCGGACGAGCTGCCCGCTATTCTGGAAGAAGCCACGGAGCTGGCTCAAACCGGCCGACCTGGGCCAGTGTGGATTGATATCCCTAAAGATGTACTACTGACGGATACCACCGCAGCGCCCATGAGCCATTCGGCACAACAGGCGCATTCCTGCCCGGATCTGACAGCCGCGGTAGCCATGTTGCACGCTGCCCGAAAACCACTGCTATACAGCGGCGGGGGCATCAGCCTAGCCCATGCGGAAGACAGTTTTCGCGCATTTTCTGAGTGCTCGGCCCTGCCGGCGGTTGTGACTCTCAAAGGTATCGGAAACCCAGGTAAGCACAACGCTTACAACCTTGGCATGTTGGGCATGCATGGCTCTCGCGCTGCTAACCGTGCGGTAGACGAGTGCGACGTTCTGTTGGTTATTGGCGCCCGCTTAGACGACCGGGCCACCGGCAAGCTAGACGGCTTCGCCCCCAATGCGCGAACGATTCACATTGACGCCGATGCCGCTGAGTTCAACAAACTTCGACATGCAGACGTCGCGCTGCGCGGTGATTTGAATGCAATTCTGGGGGGCTTGAGCGAAGCGCTTCGGGAAGCACCTTTAGCGATCGACGGTTGGCGCAAGCAGTGCCATACCTGGCGCACAACGGGCGGATTTCAAGCGGCAGATAACGAAGAGCCGCTGGCACCGATTATCGGCCCGGCTTTCATACGCCAGCTGTCCCGCATTACACCGGATGACACAGTTATCGCGTGTGACGTTGGGCAACATCAGATGTGGGTAGCCCAGCATTACGAGTTTGATCACCCGCGCCATCACCTTACCAGCGGTGGCCTTGGCACCATGGGTTTTGGTTTGCCAGCCGCTATCGGTGCCCAGTTTGCCAACCGCCAAAGCACCGTTATCAATGTCACCGGCGACGGTTCTTTCATGATGAACGCACAGGAGTTGGCTACCGTTCGCCGATACAACCTGCCAGTAAAGCTGATCATTATGGACAACCAATGCCTGGGCATGGTGCGTCAGCAACAAGAACTGTTTTACAACAACCGGGAAAGCCAGATTAACCTCGATGACAATCCGGATTTTGTGGCCATGGCCCGAGCGTTCGACATCCCGGCACTGAAAATTGAGCGAACCGATCAGGTTCGGCGGGGCATTGAAACCATACTGGCCTTTAACGGCCCCATGCTGTTGCACGTAGCCATTGCCCGGGAAGAAAACGTTTGGCCGGTTGTAAAACCAGGTGGGAGTAACAGAGACATGATTGATGAAACCCGCCGTTCTGCAGCGGACAAAAAGGAGAAAGTTGCATGA
- a CDS encoding ACT domain-containing protein — MTTQSSKQAPSYTITCRMKHEAAALERLCQVVRIRGFRIATMAVESVLDGEWGGAEETLEIALTIQGARPVAMLQSQLEKLHTVADVKLAAPAVTHAANRIA, encoded by the coding sequence ATGACCACGCAAAGCAGCAAACAAGCACCCAGCTACACGATTACCTGCCGCATGAAACATGAAGCGGCCGCGCTTGAGCGCCTGTGCCAGGTGGTTCGCATTCGTGGCTTTCGGATTGCAACCATGGCAGTGGAGAGTGTGTTGGACGGCGAATGGGGGGGTGCAGAAGAGACGCTGGAGATAGCGCTGACTATTCAGGGCGCCCGGCCGGTGGCCATGCTTCAGTCACAACTTGAGAAGCTGCATACCGTAGCTGACGTTAAACTTGCCGCGCCTGCGGTAACTCATGCAGCAAACCGCATAGCCTGA